One Pocillopora verrucosa isolate sample1 chromosome 10, ASM3666991v2, whole genome shotgun sequence genomic window carries:
- the LOC131787080 gene encoding LOW QUALITY PROTEIN: brain-specific homeobox protein homolog (The sequence of the model RefSeq protein was modified relative to this genomic sequence to represent the inferred CDS: deleted 1 base in 1 codon; substituted 1 base at 1 genomic stop codon), whose translation MASESPSTSPAAVAGSSFFIENLLNHSVRTEKERYPDSSACKLLNYSFSSPSLAIVPGSVSQRSYNGLNFPLCTILSKFNFGEIFYPHSVKIFGHSPVSNSRHPLDEVPFQSKRRRPMKKRKQRQLFSANQIETMEKEYTKCQYVTENKRAELASVLNLTEKQVKTWFQNRRTKSRREAQDKQECXSSEIRRRPLAFCDRHLLQSDRNFPKREHGVYSVFYCAPSSPSYLPLQGRLAGL comes from the exons ATGGCGTCAGAGAGTCCGTCAACATCTCCAGCAGCTGTTGCTGGAAGTTCTTTTTTCATCGAAAACCTGTTGAATCATTCAGTTAGAACAGAGAAAGAAAGGTACCCCGACAGTTCAGCATGCAAACTTTTGAATTATTCCTTTTCCAGTCCATCCTTGGCAATTGTTCCTGGGTCTGTCTCTCAGCGTTCATACAATGGGCTAAACTTCCCTCTGTGTACCATTCTCTCGAAATTCAACTTTGGTGAAATTTTTTACCCTCACTCAGTGAAAATTTTCGGCCATTCTCCAGTTTCAAACAGCAGACATCCACTAG ACGAAGTGCCTTTCCAAAGTAAACGAAGAAGGCCAATGAAGAAAAGGAAGCAGCGTCAATTATTTTCAGCCAACCAGATTGAGACCATGGAGAAGGAGTATACAAAATGCCAGTATGTGACTGAAAACAAGCGGGCAGAGTTAGCTTCAGTATTAAATCTGACGGAGAAGCAAGTGAAAACCTGGTTTCAGAATCGAAGAACAAAGTCGAGGAGGGAAGCTCAAGACAAACAA GAGTGTTAGTCCTCGGAAATCAGAAGGCGTCCTTTAGCATTCTGTGACCGACATTTGCTCCAAAGTGACCGGAATTTTCCAAAGCGGGAACACGGAGTGTATTCAGTATTCTATTGTGCCCCAAGTAGTCCGTCATATTTGCCTCTTCAAGGCCGTTTAGCTGGATTATAA